The genome window AAAGCACAGACTTAGCCAGAAAAGACCGGGATTTGAAAAAGTCCAGAAAAAAACAGAGTGTTCTTGAACGGAAAAGGGATAAAAAAGACCGGACTGTTGGTGATTTTATCAACGATTTGGTTGAAATGTTCTTCTATGATGCAGAAAAGATTTATAACATTGAATCAAGTGAAGAAATATTCATGCTCTTGGAAGATCTGAAAGAGGATCAACCCGAAAAACAGTGGAATAACATCCTGAGAAAAGCCATTAAAAAGAC of Oceanispirochaeta crateris contains these proteins:
- a CDS encoding LB_289 family protein, with translation MKSTDLARKDRDLKKSRKKQSVLERKRDKKDRTVGDFINDLVEMFFYDAEKIYNIESSEEIFMLLEDLKEDQPEKQWNNILRKAIKKTKIKQKEVALQQLQEMGDILPD